The Methanoregula boonei 6A8 genome has a window encoding:
- a CDS encoding VTT domain-containing protein: MLLPFNIIDVVLHFDKYLPVILQQYGLWTYVVLFLILFLETGIVIAPFLPGDSMLFVAGALAGTGLLDIRILLATLVIACVLGDTVNYWIGYTFEMKVLEWRYSLVKKEHLEETHRYFEKYGGFTIVIARFMPFIRTFAPFLAGVGKMRYSWFVGYNILGGVLWASLFLLTGYFVGNLPIVQANFGLITYAIIAISLVALVSVFAKIYLTMKKEKGSGKA, from the coding sequence ATGCTCCTCCCGTTCAATATTATCGATGTGGTACTCCATTTTGACAAGTACCTCCCGGTTATCCTCCAGCAGTACGGCCTGTGGACCTACGTGGTTCTGTTCCTGATCCTCTTTTTAGAGACCGGTATCGTAATCGCTCCTTTCCTGCCGGGCGATTCCATGCTTTTTGTTGCAGGGGCGCTTGCCGGCACCGGCCTTTTGGACATCCGCATCCTGCTTGCCACCTTGGTTATCGCGTGTGTACTCGGGGACACAGTCAACTACTGGATCGGGTATACTTTCGAGATGAAGGTGCTGGAATGGAGATACTCGCTGGTCAAAAAGGAGCACCTCGAAGAGACCCACCGGTATTTCGAGAAGTACGGCGGTTTTACTATCGTCATTGCCCGGTTCATGCCCTTTATCCGGACCTTTGCCCCGTTTCTTGCCGGTGTCGGGAAGATGCGGTACTCGTGGTTTGTCGGGTACAATATCCTTGGCGGGGTGCTCTGGGCTTCCCTGTTCCTGCTTACCGGCTATTTCGTGGGGAATCTCCCGATAGTCCAGGCAAACTTTGGGCTCATCACGTACGCAATCATTGCGATCTCGCTTGTAGCGCTCGTTTCAGTTTTTGCAAAGATTTACCTGACGATGAAAAAGGAAAAAGGGAGCGGGAAGGCATAA